A single region of the Sorghum bicolor cultivar BTx623 chromosome 9, Sorghum_bicolor_NCBIv3, whole genome shotgun sequence genome encodes:
- the LOC8072555 gene encoding putative glycine-rich cell wall structural protein 1: protein MAGTKLISLGLIVLMSMGLANAVRVARYSSADGSGQGGGGGGGYVTGAGSGGGGGTGLGESGPNGAHASAGGGGAGGGTSQNAGSAWGVGLGSGSGSSTYSGSGESSDAGGTGGGGGGGQAGGSWDSNAQGSGSGIGSGSSYANRYWNGPSYAGANANGNGGGTGNSYNGGAGGGKGAGSGYGNAYP, encoded by the coding sequence ATGGCAGGCACAAAGCTAATATCACTGGGGCTCATTGTTCTCATGAGCATGGGATTAGCAAATGCTGTGAGGGTGGCTAGATACTCTAGTGCTGATGGGTCAGGACAAGGAGGGGGAGGGGGTGGCGGATATGTGACTGGTGCGGGATCAGGGGGAGGGGGCGGCACCGGATTAGGTGAGAGTGGTCCGAATGGTGCCCATGCAAGTGCTGGAGGGGGTGGCGCAGGTGGTGGAACTAGCCAAAATGCCGGGTCTGCATGGGGTGTAGGGTTAGGGTCAGGTTCAGGGAGTAGTACATATAGTGGTAGTGGAGAATCTTCCGATGCTGGTGGTACTGGTGGGGGTGGAGGTGGTGGTCAAGCTGGAGGTTCTTGGGACTCCAATGCTCAAGGTTCTGGTAGTGGCATCGGATCAGGCTCTAGCTATGCTAACAGGTATTGGAACGGACCAAGTTATGCAGGTGCAAATGCTAATGGCAATGGTGGTGGCACAGGGAACAGCTACAACGGTGGGGCTGGCGGCGGTAAAGGTGCTGGATCTGGGTATGGCAATGCCTACCCCTGA
- the LOC8061777 gene encoding probable membrane-associated kinase regulator 4: MEGGTTRHGDGRDANKKPIMRNMHRKIILHRQTDAARRHATTKEHAAMAGRREEGDGGEVQRQVEEEEEEDYIDMDLSSSAGAREFEFMSAPLDRWGEPLASPADELFYKGKLLPLHLPPRIQMVEELLDGRGGCSRGGSRELLHHLHGISISTAPATPYESCNASPANSCYVSGELNVEEYFQEYAAGLALADDDAAAATGGERKPWSRKLRFMRQLNLGLRLKASKAYLKTIFAANKPGNPDDLGAARGAREELAHGQPRAWRKKNPFAQIRSNRCIASHTGGVGVVGGSSRAAAPAGGRYKEREHGHRRSFSSVIVRYSSSNKTSSVPALPSSSSSSCSSSSSSSSASSSVRTSSESDGAGPALRRSSSASSEVENPIQGLIAYCKKSQQLASVRKSASDAGFRFLSSAASKIAAESDSLDELTEICRG, encoded by the exons ATGGAGGGAGGGACGACACGACACGGAGATGGCCGAGACGCGAACAAGAAGCCGATCATGCGGAATATG CACCGAAAAATCATCCTACACAGACAGACAGACGCAGCGCGCCGGCACGCCACAACCAAAGAACACGCGGCAATGGCGGGAAGGCGAGAGGAGGGGGATGGAGGAGAGGTGCAGCGGCAggtggaagaagaggaggaggaggattacATCGACATGGACCTGAGCAGCTCTGCCGGGGCGCGGGAGTTCGAGTTCATGTCGGCGCCGCTGGACCGGTGGGGGGAGCCACTGGCGTCGCCGGCGGACGAGCTCTTCTACAAGGGGAAGCTGCTGCCGCTGCACCTGCCGCCGCGCATCCAGATGGTGGAGGAGCTCCTGGACGGCCGCGGGGGATGTAGCAGAGGCGGCAGCAGGGAGCTTCTCCACCACCTCCACGGCATCAGCATCAGCACCGCCCCGGCGACTCCGTACGAGTCGTGCAACGcgtcgccggccaactcgtgctaCGTCAGCGGGGAGCTCAACGTCGAGGAGTACTTCCAGGAGTACGCGGCCGGCCTGGCGCTGGCAGACGACGACGCCGCGGCGGCGACCGGCGGGGAGAGGAAGCCGTGGTCCAGGAAGCTCAGGTTCATGAGGCAGCTCAACCTCGGGCTCAGGCTCAAGGCGTCCAAGGCGTACCTCAAGACCATCTTCGCAGCCAATAAGCCGGGGAACCCGGACGATCTTGGCGCGGCGAGGGGAGCAAGGGAGGAGCTCGCCCATGGGCAACCCAGGGcgtggaggaagaagaacccgTTCGCCCAGATCAGAAGCAACAGGTGCATCGCCTCCCACaccggcggcgtcggcgtcgtcgGCGGCAGCAGCCGTGCCGCCGCACCCGCAGGAGGCCGGTACAAGGAGCGCGAGCACGGGCACAGGCGGTCCTTCTCCAGCGTCATCGTCCGGTACTCCTCGTCGAACAAGACGTCCTCCGTCCCTGCGCTGCCgtcgtcctcgtcgtcctcgtgctcgtcgtcgtcgtcgagctcGTCAGCCTCCTCGTCGGTCCGGACCTCGAGCGAGTCCGACGGCGCGGGCCCGGCGctgaggaggagcagcagcgcgAGCTCCGAGGTGGAGAACCCCATCCAGGGGCTCATCGCCTACTGCAAGAAGTCCCAGCAGCTGGCCTCTGTCAGGAAGAGCGCCAGCGACGCCGGCTTCCGCTTCCTGTCGTCGGCGGCGTCCAAGATCGCCGCCGAGTCGGACAGCCTTGATGAGCTCACCGAGATTTGCAGGGGATGA
- the LOC8061776 gene encoding uncharacterized protein LOC8061776: MGDSSSSASYIRMVHHMIEKCICFNLNKEECMDALEKHANVNPVVTATVWKELEKENKEFFETYNKEREERNIIEAETMERIQKMLSEAAASKSSDDDDDDG; encoded by the exons ATGGGCGACTCCTCATCATCAGCATCTTACATCAGAATG GTTCACCATATGATAGAGAAGTGCATCTGCTTCAACCTGAACAAGGAAGAGTGCATGGATGCACTGGAGAAGCATGCCAACGTCAACCCTGTCGTCACTGCCACTG TGTGGAAGGAGCTGGAGAAGGAGAACAAGGAGTTCTTCGAGACGTACAACAAGGAGCGCGAGGAACGCAACATCATCGAGGCGGAGACGATGGAGCGGATCCAGAAGATGCTCTCCGAGGCGGCGGCCTCCAAGagctccgacgacgacgacgacgatggctag